The Bombus pascuorum chromosome 9, iyBomPasc1.1, whole genome shotgun sequence genome has a window encoding:
- the LOC132910384 gene encoding mitochondrial-processing peptidase subunit beta, which yields MATRLLKVSSALRAYSNKTSLVKVPKQWRSTSASLKEILVNQPPTQVTTLDCGMRIATEDSGAPTATVGLWIDAGSRFETDEINGVAHFMEHMAFKGTTKRSQTDLELEIENMGAHLNAYTSREQTVFYAKCLADDVPKAVEILSDIIQNSKLGESEIERERGVILREMQEVETNLQEVVFDHLHASAYQGTALGRTILGPTKNIKSITRNDLLNYVKNYYGPPRFILAGAGGVNHNQLVDLAQKHFGQMKGPFYDEIPPLLEPCRYTGSEIRVRDDSIPLAHVAIAVEGAGWSDPDNIPLMVANTLMGAWDRSQGGGVNNISYLAEASATDGLCHSYQSFNTCYQDTGLWGVYFVSDPMEIEWFVLNVQREWMRLCTSVTEKEVERAKNILKTNMLLQLDGTTAICEDIGRQMLCYNRRIPLHELEARINSITASNIHDIGMKYIYDQCPVIAAVGPVENLQDYNVIRSGMYRLRV from the exons ATGGCGACTCGTCTGCTTAAAGTTAGTTCCGCATTGCGGGCTTATTCTAACAAAACCAGCCTCGTAAAG gTACCAAAGCAATGGCGATCTACATCAGCatcattaaaagaaatattagtGAATCAACCACCAACACAAGTTACAACTTTAGATTGCGGTATGAGAATTGCTACTGAAGACAGTGGTGCACCAACAGCTACAGTGGGATTATGGATTGATGCTGGCAGTCGCTTTGAAACCGATGAAATTAATGGAGTTGCCCACTTTATGGAACATATGGCTTTTAAA GGAACTACTAAACGTTCACAAACTGATTTAGAATTAGAAATTGAGAACATGGGTGCTCATTTAAATGCATATACAAGCAGGGAACAAACGGTATTTTATGCTAAATGTTTAGCAGACGATGTTCCAAAAGCTGTTGAAATTTTGAGTGATATCATTCAAAATTCAAAGCTTGGTGAAAGTGAAATCGAAAGAGAACGTGGTGTTATTTTGAGAGAAATGCAAGAAGTTGAAACAAATCTGCAGGAAGTTGTTTTTGACCATTTACATGCTAGTGCTTATCAAGGCACAGCTTTAGGAAGAACGATTCTTGGCcctactaaaaatattaaaagtattacaAGAAACGATCTTCTTAATTATGTTAAGAATTACTATGGTCCACCTAG GTTCATTTTAGCTGGTGCAGGTGGTGTAAATCACAATCAACTAGTAGATTTAGCTCAGAAGCATTTTGGCCAAATGAAAGGGCCATTTTATGATGAAATTCCTCCTTTGTTAGAACCATGCCGTTACACAGGATCAGAAATAAGGGTTCGTGATGATAGTATACCTCTCGCACATGTTGCTATTGCTGTTGAAGGTGCTGGTTGGTCTGATCCAGATAATATTCCTCTTATGGTTGCAAATACCCTTATGGGAGCATGGGACCGTAGCCAAGGAGGAGGTGTAAACAATATAAGTTACTTGGCTGAAGCTTCTGCAACTGATGGATTATGCCATAGTTATCAAAGCTTCAATACTTGTTACCAA GACACAGGACTTTGGGGTGTATACTTTGTGTCTGACCCAATGGAAATTGAATGGTTTGTACTTAATGTACAACGTGAATGGATGCGATTATGCACGTCAGTGACTGAAAAAGAAGTAGAACGTGCGAAAAACATTCTTAAAACAAATATGCTCCTTCAATTAGATGGAACAACTGCAATTTGTGAAGACATCGGCCGGCAAATGCTTTGTTATAACCGGCGCATACCACTTCACGAACTTGAAGCTAGGATAAAT aGCATAACTGCCTCAAATATTCACGATATTGGCATGAAATACATTTATGATCAGTGTCCAGTAATTGCAGCGGTTGGACCAGTCGAAAACTTACAAGATTATAATGTCATTCGTTCCGGCATGTATAGATTACGAGTGTAA
- the LOC132910389 gene encoding MOB kinase activator-like 3 isoform X2, which translates to MTALSGFMEFFQKGKTFRPKKKFAHGTLRYSLHKQAQASLNSGINLRSVVKLPPGEDLNDWIAVHVVDFFNRINLIYGTVSEYCDSASCPTMSGGARFEYLWADGEKYKKPTALPAPQYVSLLMDWIEAQINNETIFPVSTDVPFPKTFVPLCRKILTRLFRVFVHVYIHHFDRIVAIGAEAHVNTCYKHFYYFVTEFELINTKELEPLAEMTAKVCKDTASPTQATAPASNAR; encoded by the exons ATGACTGCATTAAGTGgttttatggaattttttcaaaaaggGAAG ACATTTAggccaaaaaaaaaatttgctcATGGCACGTTACGATATTCTTTGCATAAACAAGCACAAGCTTCATTGAATTCAGGAATTAACTTGAGATCTGTTGTGAAATTACCACCAGGAGAAGATCTGAACGATTGGATTGCAGTTCAtg tGGTAGacttttttaatagaataaatcTGATATATGGTACCGTATCTGAATATTGTGATTCTGCGTCTTGTCCAACAATGAGTGGCGGAGCTCGTTTTGAATACTTATGGGCAGAtggtgaaaaatataaaaaacctACTGCATTGCCAGCACCACAATATGTTAGCCTTCTTATGGATTGGATTGAAGcacaaattaataatgaaaccATTTTTCCCGTATCAACAG ATGTACCATTTCCAAAAACATTTGTACCACTCTGTAGGAAAATTCTGACACGTTTGTTCAGAGTTTTTGTCCATGTCTATATACATCATTTTGATCGTATTGTAGCAATAGGAGCA gAAGCACATGTAAATACATGTTACAAACACTTTTACTATTTTGTAACagaatttgaattaataaatacaaaagaatTGGAACCATTGGCTGAAATGACTGCTAAAGTTTGCAAGGATACTGCATCACCAACACAAGCAACAGCACCAGCAAGTAATGCCAGATAG
- the LOC132910389 gene encoding MOB kinase activator-like 3 isoform X1, translating to MTALSGFMEFFQKGKVNTFRPKKKFAHGTLRYSLHKQAQASLNSGINLRSVVKLPPGEDLNDWIAVHVVDFFNRINLIYGTVSEYCDSASCPTMSGGARFEYLWADGEKYKKPTALPAPQYVSLLMDWIEAQINNETIFPVSTDVPFPKTFVPLCRKILTRLFRVFVHVYIHHFDRIVAIGAEAHVNTCYKHFYYFVTEFELINTKELEPLAEMTAKVCKDTASPTQATAPASNAR from the exons ATGACTGCATTAAGTGgttttatggaattttttcaaaaaggGAAGGTGAAT ACATTTAggccaaaaaaaaaatttgctcATGGCACGTTACGATATTCTTTGCATAAACAAGCACAAGCTTCATTGAATTCAGGAATTAACTTGAGATCTGTTGTGAAATTACCACCAGGAGAAGATCTGAACGATTGGATTGCAGTTCAtg tGGTAGacttttttaatagaataaatcTGATATATGGTACCGTATCTGAATATTGTGATTCTGCGTCTTGTCCAACAATGAGTGGCGGAGCTCGTTTTGAATACTTATGGGCAGAtggtgaaaaatataaaaaacctACTGCATTGCCAGCACCACAATATGTTAGCCTTCTTATGGATTGGATTGAAGcacaaattaataatgaaaccATTTTTCCCGTATCAACAG ATGTACCATTTCCAAAAACATTTGTACCACTCTGTAGGAAAATTCTGACACGTTTGTTCAGAGTTTTTGTCCATGTCTATATACATCATTTTGATCGTATTGTAGCAATAGGAGCA gAAGCACATGTAAATACATGTTACAAACACTTTTACTATTTTGTAACagaatttgaattaataaatacaaaagaatTGGAACCATTGGCTGAAATGACTGCTAAAGTTTGCAAGGATACTGCATCACCAACACAAGCAACAGCACCAGCAAGTAATGCCAGATAG
- the LOC132910376 gene encoding nuclear pore complex protein Nup107 isoform X2 — translation MQSKVETTEISEDEISLENERNTWRLIYCLYQNRINSLNFPNPVENNIYISEKVVIDNLFKTESYIREYQLIIDWLEKNALDQADKYPITEHFTDKTIAWENTVRQLLMYKDKEQIPFRSSRPLVSSLDPDAPIREGKPLHDLDKEDDARLEKRMFIEVRCGRLQKAQALAQYCGQPWRAACLLGWIPHHDPNYQNPLSDSKLPIEGNPNRSLWKLCAWELSQERRVGQFYRTIYASLCGNVQQMLQMASSWQDALWAYMKTLLDIKVEREVRDLVAKSFTDMPDDYWKNEISLKDVFKELHASKNPDIRAQSNKPDHLIQKYLILDQIPKLMEEIEEMICSKSCDPHFLRFLAHLIYFFRQIGKNAKDKIGDKILLAYVRVLIEMNDPILIAFYTAMLPQELQITNYASYLETIKDYEQRKKCLAAAEDANLNVEAITKLVVESIRSKNIDVDPTDLKGTMTDADVDKINALDWLIFYQSQREEALSQTNALIRYFLTNEKIDAARKAFNKIPVDSIEAIMAEYPTLEGTLTNLTMTNNLSKRASSTIREYLCYKTYLDAQEGFAEWFSHYHHGKPTPLEELPAYATFTEKVAYEHKKSQYNIEMERWKSTMQHHTKAVKQLLFNVLLFPDGGWLVDSNNNNDESCTPEEAAREHQMEKLRELCIPKVTLLLHSVMTEMNEHAECIQLADILASEQYQLYKVFQKGRLREVFKKICESSLVLMDQKKDPWGYPK, via the exons ATGCAGTCAAAAGTAGAAACTACTGAAATATCAGAAGATGaaatttctttagaaaatgaaaggaaCACATGGAGacttatttattgtttataccaaaatagaataaatagtCTCAATTTTCCTAATCCAgtcgaaaataatatatacatatcagaAAAAGTTGTAATagataatttgtttaaaactGAAAGTTACATTAGAGAATACCAGTTGATAATTGACTGGTTGGAGAAAAATGCATTAGACCAAGCGGATAAATATCCAATTACTGAACATTTCACAGATAAAACAATCGCATGGGAAAATACTGTGAGACaattattaatgtataaagACAAAGAACAAATTCCATTTCGTTCATCTAGACCATTGGTATCGTCTCTAGATCCGGATGCTCCAATAAGAGAAGGAAAACCTCTACATGATTTAGACAAGGAAGATGACGCAAGGCTGGAGAAGAGAATGTTCATAGAG gtTCGCTGCGGTCGGCTCCAAAAAGCACAAGCATTAGCTCAATACTGTGGACAACCTTGGCGAGCTGCTTGTCTGTTAGGATGGATACCTCATCATGATCCTAACTATCAAAACCCATTATCTGATTCTAAATTACCTATCGAAGGAAATCCTAATAGAAGTCTTTGGAAATTATGCGCTTGGGAACTTTCTCAGGAAAGGCGTGTAG GTCAATTTTATCGCACCATTTATGCTAGTCTTTGTGGAAATGTTCAACAAATGCTGCAAATGGCCTCTTCTTGGCAAGATGCACTATGGGCTTATATGAAAACACTGTTAGACATTAAAGTAGAAAGGGAAGTGAGAGATCTAGTGGCAAAAAGTTTTACGGACATGCCTGACGATTATTGGAAAAATGAGATCTCGTTAAAAGATGTATTTAAAGAACTTCACGCATCGAAAAACCCTGATATTCGAGCACAATCGAATAAACCCGATCACCTTATTCAGAAATATCTGATACTGGATCAAATACCAAAATTAATGGAAGAAATAGAGGAAATGATATGTTCGAAGTCTTGCGACCCTCACTTCTTAAGGTTTTTAGCGCATCTGATATATTTCTTTCGCCAAATtgggaaaaatgcaaaagatAAAATTGGAGATAAAATTCTGTTGGCGTATGTTCGcgttttaattgaaatgaaTGATCCAATTTTGATCGCCTTCTATACAGCTATGTTACCTCAAGAACttcaaataacaaattatgcCAGTTATTTGGAGACTATAAAAGATTATGAACAACGGAAAAAATGCTTAGCTGCAGCAGAAGATGCCAATTTAAATGTAGAGGCAATTACGAAACTAGTAGTAGAAAGTATACGTTCTAAAAACATCGACGTCGATCCCACTGATTTGAAAGGTACTATGACTGACGCGGACGTTGACAAGATTAATGCTCTGGATtggttaatattttatcaaagtcAACGGGAAGAAGCATTGTCGCAAACTAATGCTCttataagatattttctaacaaatgaaaaaattgacgCTGCTAGAAAAGCTTTTAATAAG attcCAGTAGATTCCATTGAAGCTATTATGGCTGAATATCCAACGCTAGAAGGTACTTTAACAAATCTCACGATGACAAATAATCTGTCGAAAAGAGCGTCTTCAACGATTCGGGAATACCTTTGTTATAAAACTTATCTTGATGCTCAAGAAGGTTTCGCCGAATGGTTTTCTCATTATCATCATGGAAAACCTACGCCGTTGGAAGAGTTACCCGCATATGCGACGTTCACCGAGAAAGTCGCGTATGAACATAAAAAATCACAATACAACATAGAAATGGAAAGGTGGAAGTCCACGATGCAACATCATACGAAG GCAGTGAAACAATTATTGTTTAACGTATTGTTATTCCCGGACGGTGGTTGGTTGGTTGATTCAAATAACAATAACGACGAATCATGTACCCCCGAAGAAGCGGCCCGCGAGCATCAAATGGAAAAGTTACGGGAACTTTGTATTCCAAAAGTTACGCTTCTTTTACATTCTGTGATGACCGAAATGAACGAACACGCTGAATGTATACAATTGGCAGACATTCTTGCCTCTGAACAGTATCAACTTTATAAG gtGTTCCAAAAAGGAAGATTGCGTGAAGTGTTTAAGAAAATCTGCGAATCTTCTCTCGTCCTAATGGATCAAAAGAAAGATCCTTGGGGATACCCGAAATAA
- the LOC132910376 gene encoding nuclear pore complex protein Nup107 isoform X1, protein MDTINNSNENLEQSIQMLNQENAQRRSFLRLSGKSTPSKRLSLQNTNYLRKDVDDSHNFNDINSSRMSGKSYLHSRLIKAHDLLDIDTSLTLAPHEVRDIMAASEKSEFTLREMMEDSSATGMILKAREPWRDIMSKLFYDFLHSLQANFSEAQVFDTIADFIQNCTDTLDIMRGMQSKVETTEISEDEISLENERNTWRLIYCLYQNRINSLNFPNPVENNIYISEKVVIDNLFKTESYIREYQLIIDWLEKNALDQADKYPITEHFTDKTIAWENTVRQLLMYKDKEQIPFRSSRPLVSSLDPDAPIREGKPLHDLDKEDDARLEKRMFIEVRCGRLQKAQALAQYCGQPWRAACLLGWIPHHDPNYQNPLSDSKLPIEGNPNRSLWKLCAWELSQERRVGQFYRTIYASLCGNVQQMLQMASSWQDALWAYMKTLLDIKVEREVRDLVAKSFTDMPDDYWKNEISLKDVFKELHASKNPDIRAQSNKPDHLIQKYLILDQIPKLMEEIEEMICSKSCDPHFLRFLAHLIYFFRQIGKNAKDKIGDKILLAYVRVLIEMNDPILIAFYTAMLPQELQITNYASYLETIKDYEQRKKCLAAAEDANLNVEAITKLVVESIRSKNIDVDPTDLKGTMTDADVDKINALDWLIFYQSQREEALSQTNALIRYFLTNEKIDAARKAFNKIPVDSIEAIMAEYPTLEGTLTNLTMTNNLSKRASSTIREYLCYKTYLDAQEGFAEWFSHYHHGKPTPLEELPAYATFTEKVAYEHKKSQYNIEMERWKSTMQHHTKAVKQLLFNVLLFPDGGWLVDSNNNNDESCTPEEAAREHQMEKLRELCIPKVTLLLHSVMTEMNEHAECIQLADILASEQYQLYKVFQKGRLREVFKKICESSLVLMDQKKDPWGYPK, encoded by the exons ATGGATACCATAAACAATAGCAATGAGAATTTAGAGCAATCTATTCAAATGCTTAATCAAGAAAACGCTCAACGAAGGTCATTTTTGAGGTTAAGTGGAAAAAGCACGCCTTCTAAAAGACTATCATTACAAAACACTAATTATTTACGAAAAGATGTGGATGATTCTCATAACTTTAATGACATCAATAGTTCAAGAATGTCGGGCAAATCCTACCTTCATTCAAGATTAATTAAGGCTCATGATCTTTTGGATATTGATACTTCATTAACGCTTGCTCCTCATGAAGTACGAGATATAATGGCTGCTTCAGAAAAAAGTGAATTTACCTTGAGAGAAATGATGGAAGATAGTAGTGCGACTGGCATGATTTTAAAAGCAAGAGAACCTTGGAGAGATATTATGTCTAAACTCTTCTATGATTTCTTACATAGTTTACAGGCAAACTTTTCAGAGGCACAGGTATTCGATACTATTGCagattttatacaaaactgCACAGACACGTTAGATATAATGAGAG gTATGCAGTCAAAAGTAGAAACTACTGAAATATCAGAAGATGaaatttctttagaaaatgaaaggaaCACATGGAGacttatttattgtttataccaaaatagaataaatagtCTCAATTTTCCTAATCCAgtcgaaaataatatatacatatcagaAAAAGTTGTAATagataatttgtttaaaactGAAAGTTACATTAGAGAATACCAGTTGATAATTGACTGGTTGGAGAAAAATGCATTAGACCAAGCGGATAAATATCCAATTACTGAACATTTCACAGATAAAACAATCGCATGGGAAAATACTGTGAGACaattattaatgtataaagACAAAGAACAAATTCCATTTCGTTCATCTAGACCATTGGTATCGTCTCTAGATCCGGATGCTCCAATAAGAGAAGGAAAACCTCTACATGATTTAGACAAGGAAGATGACGCAAGGCTGGAGAAGAGAATGTTCATAGAG gtTCGCTGCGGTCGGCTCCAAAAAGCACAAGCATTAGCTCAATACTGTGGACAACCTTGGCGAGCTGCTTGTCTGTTAGGATGGATACCTCATCATGATCCTAACTATCAAAACCCATTATCTGATTCTAAATTACCTATCGAAGGAAATCCTAATAGAAGTCTTTGGAAATTATGCGCTTGGGAACTTTCTCAGGAAAGGCGTGTAG GTCAATTTTATCGCACCATTTATGCTAGTCTTTGTGGAAATGTTCAACAAATGCTGCAAATGGCCTCTTCTTGGCAAGATGCACTATGGGCTTATATGAAAACACTGTTAGACATTAAAGTAGAAAGGGAAGTGAGAGATCTAGTGGCAAAAAGTTTTACGGACATGCCTGACGATTATTGGAAAAATGAGATCTCGTTAAAAGATGTATTTAAAGAACTTCACGCATCGAAAAACCCTGATATTCGAGCACAATCGAATAAACCCGATCACCTTATTCAGAAATATCTGATACTGGATCAAATACCAAAATTAATGGAAGAAATAGAGGAAATGATATGTTCGAAGTCTTGCGACCCTCACTTCTTAAGGTTTTTAGCGCATCTGATATATTTCTTTCGCCAAATtgggaaaaatgcaaaagatAAAATTGGAGATAAAATTCTGTTGGCGTATGTTCGcgttttaattgaaatgaaTGATCCAATTTTGATCGCCTTCTATACAGCTATGTTACCTCAAGAACttcaaataacaaattatgcCAGTTATTTGGAGACTATAAAAGATTATGAACAACGGAAAAAATGCTTAGCTGCAGCAGAAGATGCCAATTTAAATGTAGAGGCAATTACGAAACTAGTAGTAGAAAGTATACGTTCTAAAAACATCGACGTCGATCCCACTGATTTGAAAGGTACTATGACTGACGCGGACGTTGACAAGATTAATGCTCTGGATtggttaatattttatcaaagtcAACGGGAAGAAGCATTGTCGCAAACTAATGCTCttataagatattttctaacaaatgaaaaaattgacgCTGCTAGAAAAGCTTTTAATAAG attcCAGTAGATTCCATTGAAGCTATTATGGCTGAATATCCAACGCTAGAAGGTACTTTAACAAATCTCACGATGACAAATAATCTGTCGAAAAGAGCGTCTTCAACGATTCGGGAATACCTTTGTTATAAAACTTATCTTGATGCTCAAGAAGGTTTCGCCGAATGGTTTTCTCATTATCATCATGGAAAACCTACGCCGTTGGAAGAGTTACCCGCATATGCGACGTTCACCGAGAAAGTCGCGTATGAACATAAAAAATCACAATACAACATAGAAATGGAAAGGTGGAAGTCCACGATGCAACATCATACGAAG GCAGTGAAACAATTATTGTTTAACGTATTGTTATTCCCGGACGGTGGTTGGTTGGTTGATTCAAATAACAATAACGACGAATCATGTACCCCCGAAGAAGCGGCCCGCGAGCATCAAATGGAAAAGTTACGGGAACTTTGTATTCCAAAAGTTACGCTTCTTTTACATTCTGTGATGACCGAAATGAACGAACACGCTGAATGTATACAATTGGCAGACATTCTTGCCTCTGAACAGTATCAACTTTATAAG gtGTTCCAAAAAGGAAGATTGCGTGAAGTGTTTAAGAAAATCTGCGAATCTTCTCTCGTCCTAATGGATCAAAAGAAAGATCCTTGGGGATACCCGAAATAA